One window from the genome of Manis pentadactyla isolate mManPen7 chromosome 15, mManPen7.hap1, whole genome shotgun sequence encodes:
- the NUP62 gene encoding nuclear pore glycoprotein p62: MSGFNFGGTGASTGGFTFGTAKTTAATPAIGISFSTSGTGGFNFGAPSQPAVSAPSTGLFSLATQAPTTQTPAFSFGTTAPAAGGTGFSLGISTPKQTLSSAASAPTTGHPGGFGLGSSALSNAISSTVTSTQGTAPTGFVFGSSTTSAAPSTTPGGFSFTGVSAPQPGVSGFSLGPVGTSTQSTALAGLPFTPATPAATGTGATQPAAPAPTATTTSAGPTLFTSLATAPTSSSTTGLSLCAPATTAGAAGAGTLGFSLKAPGASSTASTAASTTTTTTTSSSSSFALNIKPLAAAGIPSNTQAAVTAPPGPSATTGPSASPTMTYAQLESLINKWSLELEDQERHFLQQATQVNAWDRTLIENGEKITTLHREVERVKLDQKRLDQELDFILSQQKELEDLLSPLEESVKEQSGTIYLQHADEEREKTYKLAENIDAQLKRMAQDLKDIIEHLNTSGGPADTSDPLQQICKILNAHMDSLQWVDQNSALLQRKVEEATRLCEGRRKEQERSVRITFD, translated from the coding sequence ATGAGTGGGTTTAACTTTGGCGGCACTGGGGCCTCCACAGGTGGGTTCACATTTGGAACTGCAAAGACGACAGCAGCCACACCAGCCATCGGCATTTCTTTCTCTACGTCTGGCACTGGCGGGTTTAATTTTGGAGCTCCTTCCCAGCCAGCTGTGAGTGCCCCTTCCACCGGCCTGTTCTCACTTGCCACCCAAGCTCCAACGACGCAGACCCCGGCATTCAGTTTTGGAACCACAGCTCCTGCTGCAGGCGGAACGGGATTCTCCTTAGGGATCAGCACTCCAAAGCAAACCTTGAGCAGTGCGGCCTCCGCCCCAACCACCGGGCACCCTGGCGGCTTCGGGCTGGGCAGCAGCGCCCTCAGCAACGCCATCTCCAGCACCGTCACCTCCACCCAGGGCACAGCACCCACCGGCTTTGTGTTTGGCTCCAGCACCACGTCTGCTGCTCCATCCACGACCCCCGGCGGGTTCTCCTTCACAGGTGTGAGCGCACCCCAGCCCGGGGTCTCTGGTTTCAGTCTCGGCCCTGTGGGCACTTCCACCCAGTCCACAGCACTTGCTGGGTTGCCCTTCACTCCAGCCACTCCGGCAGCCACTGGAACAGGAGCCACACAACCAGCTGCTCCAGCACCCACTGCTACCACCACCAGTGCTGGGCCCACGCTCTTTACCTCACTAGCAACTGCCCCAACATCGTCCTCTACCACCGGGCTCTCCCTCTGTGCCCCAGCAACCACAGCAGGAGCTGCCGGAGCTGGGACCCTGGGCTTCAGCTTAAAGGCCCCTGGGGCATCTTCCACCGCCTCCACAGCAGcgtccaccaccaccaccaccaccacctcctcctcctccagctttGCCTTGAATATAAAGCCGCTGGCAGCAGCTGGGATCCCCAGCAACACACAGGCTGCCGTGACCGCTCCACCTGGCCCCAGTGCAACCACAGGGCCATCTGCCAGTCCTACAATGACCTACGCCCAGCTCGAGAGTCTGATTAACAAGTGGAGCCTCGAGCTGGAGGACCAGGAGCGACACTTCTTGCAGCAAGCCACGCAGGTCAATGCCTGGGACCGCACGCTGATCGAGAATGGGGAGAAAATCACCACCCTCCACCGCGAGGTAGAGAGGGTAAAGCTGGACCAGAAGAGGCTGGACCAAGAGCTTGACTTCATCCTTTCTCAGCAGAAGGAGCTAGAAGATCTGCTGAGCCCACTGGAGGAGTCAGTCAAGGAGCAGAGCGGGACCATCTACCTGCAGCATGCCGACGAGGAGCGCGAGAAAACCTACAAGCTGGCCGAGAACATCGATGCGCAGCTGAAGCGCATGGCCCAGGACCTCAAGGACATCATCGAGCACCTGAACACGTCTGGAGGCCCTGCGGACACCAGTGACCCGCTGCAGCAGATCTGCAAGATCCTCAACGCGCACATGGACTCGCTGCAGTGGGTGGACCAGAACTCGGCCCTGCTGCAGAGAAAGGTGGAGGAGGCGACCCGGCTGTGCGAGGGGCGGCGCAAGGAGCAGGAGCGCAGTGTCCGCATCACGTTCGACTGA